One Microbacter margulisiae genomic window carries:
- the purN gene encoding phosphoribosylglycinamide formyltransferase — translation MIKIAIFASGSGTNAENITRYFNNQEAIKVALIVSNNSNAYVLQRALQLNVPTEICLKHELLDSQLVLSLLKKYEVDWIILAGFLLKIPDYLLEAYPKRIINIHPALLPKFGGKGMYGHHVHQAVVDAGATESGITIHYVNERYDEGDIIFQAKCRVFASDTPDDVAAKIHELEQMHFPKVIEHVILSSV, via the coding sequence ATGATTAAAATTGCTATTTTTGCTTCCGGATCTGGCACAAATGCCGAGAATATTACACGTTATTTTAATAATCAGGAAGCAATAAAAGTCGCGCTAATCGTATCTAACAATTCTAACGCTTATGTTCTGCAACGTGCCTTGCAATTGAATGTACCAACTGAAATTTGCCTCAAGCATGAGCTATTGGATTCACAGTTGGTTTTGTCCCTACTTAAAAAATATGAGGTAGACTGGATTATTTTGGCCGGATTTTTGCTGAAAATTCCCGACTATCTTTTAGAAGCCTATCCTAAACGAATTATCAATATTCATCCTGCTTTACTTCCAAAATTTGGAGGAAAAGGCATGTATGGTCATCATGTTCATCAAGCAGTGGTAGATGCTGGTGCAACAGAGTCTGGAATTACTATTCATTACGTGAATGAACGATATGATGAGGGTGATATCATCTTTCAAGCGAAATGCCGGGTATTTGCTTCAGATACTCCTGATGATGTAGCAGCCAAGATTCATGAGCTTGAGCAAATGCATTTCCCCAAAGTTATTGAGCATGTAATTCTTTCTTCAGTCTAA
- the rnc gene encoding ribonuclease III, with product MTNSRKEPYLLFNRLTGFTPRQIELYELALLHKSMGARDSKGNLANNERLEFLGDAIITAIVSDIVYDHFREKEEGFLTNIRSKIVQREMLNKIAIEMGIPTLIQIPTGSQLHGNNVFGNALEALVGAIYLDQGFSRCKAFIQHRIIDKSLNMNYLANKEVNFKSRLIEWGQSHRVPVVFEVVETFQNRQNEVTFQAKALINSQLGGIGIGHSKKESQQQAAKIAMVKLHEDKQFVDIVLNSAVAPSSTSQEQTIDKENANYKSEAIH from the coding sequence TTGACGAATTCTCGAAAAGAGCCTTATCTGTTATTTAATCGCCTCACCGGATTTACTCCACGTCAGATTGAATTATATGAACTGGCATTGCTCCATAAGTCAATGGGTGCAAGAGACTCTAAAGGAAATCTGGCCAATAATGAAAGATTGGAATTTTTAGGTGATGCCATTATAACAGCTATTGTTTCTGATATTGTTTATGATCATTTTAGGGAGAAAGAAGAGGGCTTCCTTACCAACATTCGTTCTAAAATCGTACAACGCGAAATGTTGAATAAGATTGCTATTGAAATGGGAATTCCAACATTAATTCAAATTCCTACAGGCAGTCAGCTTCATGGGAATAATGTATTTGGGAATGCATTGGAGGCATTAGTCGGCGCAATTTATTTAGATCAGGGATTTTCGCGGTGTAAAGCATTCATACAACATCGAATTATCGATAAATCCCTAAATATGAATTATTTGGCAAATAAAGAAGTGAATTTTAAATCACGGCTTATTGAATGGGGACAAAGCCATCGGGTTCCTGTTGTCTTTGAAGTAGTGGAGACATTTCAAAATCGACAAAACGAAGTAACCTTTCAGGCCAAAGCACTGATTAACTCACAATTAGGAGGTATTGGAATCGGGCATTCCAAAAAAGAATCACAACAGCAGGCAGCCAAAATAGCTATGGTTAAATTACACGAAGACAAGCAATTTGTGGATATAGTATTAAATTCCGCTGTTGCACCTTCTTCAACGTCTCAAGAGCAAACTATTGACAAAGAGAATGCCAATTATAAATCTGAAGCTATACATTAG
- a CDS encoding acyl carrier protein, with product MSEVADKVKAIIVDKLGVDESEVTPQASFTNDLGADSLDTVELIMEFEKAFGITIPDDQAEKISTVGEAIAHIEAALK from the coding sequence ATGTCAGAAGTTGCAGACAAAGTAAAGGCGATTATCGTTGACAAATTAGGAGTTGACGAATCAGAGGTTACACCACAAGCTAGCTTTACAAATGATCTAGGTGCAGATTCACTGGACACCGTTGAATTGATCATGGAGTTTGAAAAAGCATTTGGCATTACCATTCCAGATGATCAAGCTGAAAAAATTTCAACAGTAGGTGAAGCCATTGCTCATATTGAAGCAGCGCTTAAATAA
- the fabF gene encoding beta-ketoacyl-ACP synthase II, translating into MELKRVVVTGLGAVTPIGNNVPEFWDNLLKGVSGAGPITLFDASQFKTRFACEVKNFDPSNLMDRKELRKNDRYTLLAIASAKEAIINSGLNLDTVDKEQVGVIYAAGIGGIQTFEQEVGNYFMHIDAGPKFNPFFIPKMISNMAAGQIAIMYGFHGPNYSTVSACASSTNAIIDAFYNIRLGKAKVMIAGGSEAAITASGMGGFNALTAISTRNDDPQGASRPFSKSRDGFVMGEGGGCLILEELDHALARGANILCEVVGGGLSADAYHMTASHPEGLGAKLVMKRALEDAEMSSDEIDYINVHGTSTPVGDISEVKAILDVFGAHAYDLNISATKSMTGHLLGAAGAIEAIATILAIVNDIIPPTINFHEGDEDENIDYKLNFTFNKAQKRKVNAALSNTFGFGGQNASIIVKKFAK; encoded by the coding sequence ATGGAATTGAAAAGAGTAGTAGTAACAGGTCTTGGTGCCGTTACGCCAATAGGGAATAATGTTCCGGAATTCTGGGACAATTTACTAAAAGGAGTAAGCGGAGCAGGGCCTATTACTTTATTTGATGCGTCTCAATTTAAAACCCGTTTTGCTTGCGAGGTAAAAAATTTTGACCCTAGCAATTTGATGGATCGCAAAGAACTTCGCAAAAACGATCGCTATACTCTTTTGGCGATTGCTTCTGCAAAAGAAGCGATTATCAATTCCGGGTTAAACTTAGATACCGTAGATAAAGAGCAAGTCGGGGTTATTTATGCCGCAGGAATTGGTGGTATCCAGACTTTCGAACAAGAGGTCGGAAACTACTTCATGCATATTGATGCCGGTCCAAAGTTTAATCCTTTCTTCATTCCGAAGATGATCTCTAACATGGCTGCAGGTCAAATTGCTATCATGTATGGTTTTCATGGACCAAACTATTCAACCGTTTCAGCCTGTGCCTCTTCAACAAATGCAATTATTGATGCTTTTTACAACATCCGATTGGGAAAAGCTAAAGTAATGATTGCAGGTGGATCTGAAGCAGCTATTACAGCAAGCGGAATGGGTGGATTTAATGCCTTGACCGCTATTTCGACCCGTAATGACGATCCGCAAGGAGCATCACGACCTTTCAGTAAAAGTCGCGATGGTTTTGTTATGGGAGAAGGCGGAGGATGCCTCATCTTAGAGGAACTGGATCATGCTTTAGCTCGTGGAGCAAATATTTTATGTGAAGTTGTTGGTGGAGGTTTATCTGCTGATGCTTATCATATGACCGCTTCACATCCAGAAGGCCTCGGAGCTAAACTTGTTATGAAGCGTGCACTGGAAGATGCAGAAATGTCTTCTGATGAAATTGATTATATCAATGTTCACGGAACTTCAACCCCGGTAGGTGATATTTCAGAAGTAAAAGCCATTCTGGATGTTTTTGGAGCACATGCGTATGATCTGAATATCAGCGCTACAAAATCGATGACAGGCCATTTATTAGGTGCCGCTGGTGCTATCGAAGCTATTGCTACCATCTTGGCTATTGTTAATGATATTATTCCGCCAACCATTAACTTCCACGAGGGAGATGAAGATGAAAACATTGATTACAAATTGAATTTCACCTTCAATAAAGCACAAAAACGAAAGGTTAATGCTGCCTTATCCAACACGTTTGGCTTTGGCGGACAAAATGCAAGTATTATTGTAAAAAAATTCGCTAAGTAA